One genomic window of Ottowia oryzae includes the following:
- a CDS encoding TPM domain-containing protein codes for MLAKLNRLLRHRWMDEADARRAVPPDASERLRRRVHASEQRHTGEVRICVEGGLPTSYLWRHLRDGVSAADIVRQRALMQFSKLRVWDTEDNNGVLIYVLLAEHAIELVADRGVHRLVPPEEWAAIVARLSNALQSGSFEDGLTQALEEVSAVLVAHFPQPEGGAADTPLRPNALPDEPVLR; via the coding sequence ATGCTGGCCAAACTGAATCGCCTGCTGCGCCACCGCTGGATGGACGAAGCCGACGCGCGCCGCGCGGTGCCGCCCGATGCGTCCGAGCGCCTGCGCCGCCGCGTGCACGCCAGCGAGCAGCGCCACACCGGCGAGGTACGCATCTGCGTGGAAGGCGGGCTGCCCACCAGCTACCTGTGGCGCCACCTGCGCGATGGGGTCTCTGCCGCAGACATCGTGCGCCAGCGGGCGCTGATGCAGTTTTCCAAGCTGCGCGTGTGGGACACCGAGGACAACAACGGCGTGTTGATCTACGTGCTGCTGGCCGAACACGCGATCGAGCTGGTGGCCGACCGTGGCGTGCACCGCCTGGTGCCCCCCGAAGAGTGGGCGGCCATTGTGGCGCGGCTTTCCAATGCGCTGCAAAGCGGCAGCTTTGAGGACGGCCTGACGCAGGCCCTGGAAGAAGTCAGCGCGGTACTGGTCGCCCATTTTCCGCAGCCTGAAGGTGGCGCAGCGGATACACCACTGCGACCCAACGCATTGCCTGACGAGCCTGTGTTGCGCTGA
- a CDS encoding LemA family protein, which translates to MKTWLVRMGTVIALALTLTGCGYNDFQRLDEATNSAWSEVVNQYQRRADLTDNLVATVKGEAKFEQDTLNQVINARAKATSIQVTPETLNNPQAFQQFQAAQGELSSALSRLMVTVERYPDLKANKAFSDLRVALEGTENRIAVARNRYIQAVQEYNVLARSFPTNLTAMVFSYKPKQNFSVANEAEISRAPKVDFGTSPAPAASR; encoded by the coding sequence ATGAAAACTTGGCTCGTCAGAATGGGCACCGTGATCGCGTTGGCGCTGACGCTCACCGGTTGCGGCTACAACGATTTCCAGCGGCTGGATGAGGCCACCAACTCGGCCTGGTCCGAGGTGGTGAACCAGTACCAGCGCCGCGCCGACCTGACCGACAACCTGGTCGCCACCGTCAAGGGCGAGGCCAAGTTTGAGCAGGACACGCTGAACCAGGTGATCAACGCACGTGCCAAGGCCACGTCGATCCAGGTCACGCCCGAAACACTGAATAACCCGCAGGCCTTCCAGCAGTTTCAGGCTGCGCAAGGCGAGTTGAGCAGCGCCCTGAGCCGCCTGATGGTGACCGTGGAGCGCTACCCCGATCTGAAGGCCAACAAGGCTTTCTCTGACCTGCGCGTGGCGCTGGAAGGCACCGAAAACCGCATCGCCGTGGCGCGCAACCGCTACATCCAGGCGGTGCAGGAATACAACGTGCTGGCACGCAGCTTCCCCACGAACCTGACGGCGATGGTGTTCAGCTACAAGCCCAAGCAAAACTTCTCCGTGGCGAACGAGGCGGAAATCTCTCGCGCGCCGAAGGTGGATTTCGGCACCAGCCCCGCGCCCGCGGCGTCGCGCTGA
- the atpG gene encoding F0F1 ATP synthase subunit gamma: MATGKEIRGKIKNFESTKKITKAMEMISVSKMRKAQDRMRAARPYAEKVRNIASHLGQANPEYVHPFMKTNDVKKAGIIVVTTDKGLCGGMNTNVLRVVTGRLRELQSAGVSTDTVAVGNKGLGFLTRIGAKVVSQVTQLGDTPHLERLIGPMKTLLDEYEKGELNAVYIAYTRFVNTMRQEAVIEQLLPLSAEKMHEETRASGTQHAWDYIYEPDAKSVIDDLLIRYVEALAYQAVAENMASEHAARMVAMKAATDNAGNVIGELKLVYNKTRQAAITKELSEIVSGAAAISA; this comes from the coding sequence ATGGCAACAGGCAAGGAAATCCGCGGCAAGATCAAGAACTTCGAGAGCACGAAGAAGATCACCAAGGCCATGGAAATGATTTCCGTGTCCAAGATGCGCAAGGCGCAGGATCGCATGCGTGCGGCCCGCCCCTACGCGGAGAAGGTGCGCAACATCGCGTCTCACCTTGGTCAGGCCAATCCCGAGTACGTGCACCCGTTCATGAAGACGAACGATGTCAAGAAAGCCGGCATCATCGTCGTCACCACGGACAAGGGGCTGTGCGGCGGCATGAACACCAACGTGTTGCGCGTGGTCACCGGTCGTCTGCGTGAACTGCAAAGCGCTGGTGTGTCCACGGACACGGTGGCGGTCGGCAACAAGGGCCTTGGCTTCCTGACGCGCATTGGCGCCAAGGTGGTTTCGCAGGTCACTCAGCTGGGTGATACGCCACACCTTGAGCGCCTGATCGGCCCGATGAAGACGCTCTTGGACGAGTACGAAAAGGGCGAGCTCAACGCCGTCTACATCGCCTACACACGCTTCGTGAACACGATGCGGCAGGAAGCGGTGATCGAGCAGTTGTTGCCCCTGTCGGCTGAGAAGATGCATGAGGAAACGCGTGCCAGCGGTACACAGCACGCGTGGGATTACATCTACGAACCCGATGCCAAAAGCGTCATTGACGACCTGTTGATCCGCTATGTCGAAGCGCTGGCCTACCAGGCCGTGGCGGAAAACATGGCGTCCGAGCACGCTGCGCGCATGGTGGCCATGAAGGCCGCAACCGACAACGCAGGCAACGTGATCGGCGAATTGAAGCTGGTCTACAACAAAACGCGTCAGGCGGCGATCACCAAAGAGCTTTCTGAGATCGTGTCCGGGGCTGCGGCCATCTCGGCGTAA
- a CDS encoding cyclic nucleotide-binding domain-containing protein, protein MFSVKSRASAHVQAKAAAMLVTEGALVELSASDARVIVTYMRPSLVKTGEVVIREGEALKNDFMALVLDGEVTIENSISAAHESMVVSVEGPGSLIGDMGILDNAPRSATCIAATDLALAVLTREAMTRLLDDHPAVAARLLMAMSKRLSDHLRETNRKLMTFAQVSKALQQELDAAHGVNKRLLDQISALEKAARA, encoded by the coding sequence ATGTTCTCAGTCAAATCGCGCGCCAGCGCCCACGTGCAAGCCAAGGCGGCGGCCATGCTGGTCACCGAGGGTGCGTTGGTTGAACTCAGCGCCTCCGATGCGCGGGTGATAGTGACGTACATGCGGCCTTCGCTGGTCAAAACCGGTGAGGTGGTGATCCGCGAGGGCGAAGCGCTCAAGAACGATTTCATGGCGCTGGTGCTGGACGGTGAGGTGACGATCGAGAACTCCATCTCCGCCGCGCACGAAAGCATGGTGGTGTCGGTAGAGGGCCCGGGCAGCCTGATCGGCGATATGGGCATCCTCGACAACGCGCCCCGCTCAGCCACCTGCATCGCCGCCACCGATCTGGCCCTGGCGGTGCTGACACGCGAAGCCATGACACGCCTGTTGGACGACCACCCAGCCGTGGCCGCCCGTCTGCTGATGGCCATGTCCAAACGCCTGTCGGACCACTTGCGCGAAACCAACCGCAAGCTGATGACGTTTGCCCAGGTCAGCAAGGCCTTGCAGCAAGAACTGGACGCCGCGCACGGGGTCAACAAGCGCCTGCTGGATCAGATCAGCGCGCTGGAGAAGGCTGCGCGGGCCTGA
- the atpA gene encoding F0F1 ATP synthase subunit alpha translates to MQLNPAEISELIKSRIEGLGVSADVRNQGTVVSVTDGIVRVHGLSDAMQGEMLEFPATADGTPTFGLALNLERDSVGAVILGEYEHISEGDTVKCTGRILEVPVGPELIGRVVNALGQPIDGKGPINAKMTDVIEKVAPGVIARQSVDQPVQTGLKAIDSMVPIGRGQRELIIGDRQTGKTAVAIDAIINQKGQNMVCVYVAIGQKASSIKNVVRSLEKAGAMDYTIVVAASASESAAMQYVSAYSGCTMGEYFRDRGEDALIVYDDLSKQAVAYRQVSLLLRRPPGREAYPGDVFYLHSRLLERAARVNGDYVEAFTKGEVKGKTGSLTALPIIETQAGDVSAFVPTNVISITDGQIFLETNLFNAGIRPAINAGISVSRVGGAAQTDLIKKLSGGIRTDLAQYRELAAFAQFASDLDAATKKQLDRGARVTELLKQPQYSPLPISLMGASLFAVNKGFMDDLEVKQVLPFESGMHSYLKDKHAALLAKMETGKAIEKDKDAEAELTAAITAFKKSFA, encoded by the coding sequence ATGCAACTCAATCCCGCAGAAATTTCAGAACTGATCAAGAGCCGCATCGAGGGCCTGGGCGTCAGCGCCGACGTGCGCAACCAGGGCACCGTGGTGTCGGTCACCGACGGCATCGTGCGTGTGCACGGCCTGTCTGACGCCATGCAGGGCGAGATGCTGGAATTCCCGGCAACCGCCGATGGCACGCCGACGTTCGGCCTGGCCCTGAACCTTGAGCGCGACTCTGTCGGCGCCGTGATTCTGGGCGAGTACGAGCATATTTCCGAAGGCGACACCGTCAAGTGCACGGGCCGCATTCTGGAAGTGCCCGTTGGCCCCGAGCTGATTGGCCGCGTGGTGAACGCGCTGGGTCAGCCCATCGACGGCAAAGGCCCGATCAACGCCAAGATGACCGACGTCATCGAGAAAGTGGCGCCGGGCGTGATTGCACGTCAGTCGGTTGACCAGCCTGTGCAAACCGGCCTGAAGGCCATCGACTCCATGGTGCCGATCGGCCGTGGCCAGCGCGAGCTGATCATTGGCGACCGCCAGACCGGTAAGACGGCCGTGGCCATCGACGCGATCATCAACCAGAAGGGCCAGAACATGGTCTGCGTTTACGTCGCGATTGGCCAAAAGGCCTCGTCGATCAAGAACGTGGTGCGCTCTCTGGAAAAAGCCGGCGCGATGGACTACACCATCGTGGTGGCCGCCTCGGCATCCGAGTCCGCAGCGATGCAGTACGTGTCGGCCTATTCGGGCTGCACGATGGGCGAATACTTCCGCGACCGCGGCGAAGACGCTCTGATCGTGTACGACGATCTGTCCAAGCAAGCTGTCGCCTACCGTCAGGTCTCGCTGCTGCTGCGTCGCCCGCCGGGCCGCGAAGCCTATCCAGGCGACGTGTTCTATCTGCACAGCCGTCTGCTCGAGCGCGCAGCCCGCGTGAACGGCGACTACGTCGAAGCCTTCACCAAGGGTGAAGTCAAGGGCAAGACCGGTTCGCTGACCGCGCTGCCCATCATCGAAACGCAGGCTGGCGACGTGTCTGCCTTCGTGCCGACGAACGTGATCTCGATCACCGACGGCCAGATCTTCCTGGAAACCAACCTGTTCAACGCCGGTATCCGCCCCGCTATCAACGCCGGTATTTCGGTGTCCCGTGTGGGTGGTGCAGCGCAAACCGACCTGATCAAGAAGCTGTCCGGCGGTATCCGTACCGACCTCGCCCAGTACCGTGAACTGGCTGCGTTCGCGCAGTTCGCTTCCGATCTGGACGCGGCCACCAAGAAGCAGCTGGACCGCGGCGCCCGCGTGACGGAACTGCTCAAGCAGCCCCAGTACAGCCCGCTGCCGATCAGCCTGATGGGTGCTTCGCTTTTCGCCGTGAACAAAGGCTTCATGGACGATCTGGAAGTTAAGCAAGTGCTTCCGTTCGAATCGGGCATGCACAGCTACCTGAAGGACAAGCACGCAGCGCTGCTGGCCAAGATGGAAACGGGCAAGGCGATCGAGAAGGACAAGGACGCCGAGGCCGAACTGACCGCCGCCATCACCGCCTTCAAAAAGTCTTTCGCCTGA
- a CDS encoding TPM domain-containing protein, whose product MRLAHVLKALAAIYLIVFAALGVGAQQVQPVPPLTARVIDTSGTLKPDEIAALDAKLAALEKDKGSQLVVLMVPTTAPEDIVAYAQRVGDTWKIGRRNVGDGILLVVAVKDRRVRIAVAKTLEGAVPDIAASHIIEDAITPHFRQGQYAQGLQAGVDQIAARVRGEELPPVAAPQQQRGGGQDDSFGLLELGLLLFIALPIVNALSRGIFGRKLGALMTAAGMGGLAFVVTASIALALVAGVIALLYGLFSAAASMLPQSRSGGGGMFPPMGGGGWGGGGGFGGGGGGGFSSGGGGDFGGGGASGSW is encoded by the coding sequence ATGCGTCTGGCGCACGTCCTTAAAGCGCTGGCAGCTATCTATTTGATAGTGTTTGCCGCGCTGGGCGTGGGTGCCCAGCAGGTGCAGCCCGTGCCGCCGTTGACGGCGCGGGTGATCGACACCTCCGGCACCTTGAAGCCGGACGAGATCGCCGCGCTGGACGCCAAGCTCGCGGCGCTTGAAAAAGACAAGGGCTCGCAACTGGTGGTGCTGATGGTGCCCACCACGGCGCCTGAGGACATCGTCGCCTACGCGCAGCGCGTGGGCGACACCTGGAAGATCGGCCGCCGCAACGTGGGCGACGGCATCTTGCTGGTGGTGGCGGTGAAGGACCGGCGCGTGCGGATCGCAGTGGCCAAGACGCTGGAGGGCGCGGTGCCCGACATTGCCGCCAGCCACATCATTGAAGACGCCATCACGCCGCACTTTCGCCAAGGCCAGTACGCGCAGGGCTTGCAAGCAGGCGTGGACCAGATCGCCGCACGCGTTCGCGGCGAAGAACTGCCACCGGTGGCGGCACCGCAGCAGCAACGCGGTGGCGGCCAGGACGACAGCTTCGGCCTGCTGGAGCTGGGACTGCTGCTGTTCATCGCCTTGCCCATCGTGAACGCGCTGTCGCGCGGCATCTTCGGGCGCAAGCTGGGCGCTTTGATGACCGCCGCGGGCATGGGCGGGCTGGCGTTCGTGGTGACGGCCAGCATCGCGCTGGCCTTGGTGGCGGGCGTGATTGCGCTGCTGTATGGCCTGTTTTCCGCGGCCGCTTCGATGCTGCCGCAATCGCGCTCGGGCGGCGGCGGCATGTTCCCGCCCATGGGCGGCGGGGGCTGGGGCGGCGGTGGAGGATTCGGTGGCGGTGGCGGAGGTGGCTTCAGCTCCGGCGGCGGTGGCGATTTCGGTGGCGGCGGCGCCAGTGGGAGTTGGTGA
- a CDS encoding F0F1 ATP synthase subunit delta — protein sequence MAELATIARPYADALFKASRGNLPQTQAWLDHLAAAASSQELLDFAANPRVNATQVFHVVTSAIKDGLPEHGVNFLRMVIDNDRLAAVPEVARQFRVLANEVSGSSDAVIVSAFPIDQAELQQLVATLEKRFGRKLEASVKIDPELIGGVRVAVGDEVLDTSVKARLEQMKSALIA from the coding sequence ATGGCAGAACTCGCCACCATCGCAAGACCCTACGCAGACGCCTTGTTCAAGGCGTCTCGTGGCAACCTGCCGCAAACCCAGGCGTGGCTTGACCACCTGGCCGCCGCGGCAAGCAGCCAGGAATTGCTGGACTTTGCCGCCAATCCGCGCGTGAATGCCACCCAGGTGTTCCACGTGGTTACCAGCGCAATCAAAGACGGCCTGCCTGAGCACGGCGTCAACTTCCTGCGCATGGTGATCGACAACGATCGCTTGGCGGCTGTGCCCGAAGTGGCGCGGCAGTTCCGGGTGCTGGCCAACGAGGTGTCGGGCAGTTCCGACGCCGTCATCGTCAGCGCCTTCCCTATCGATCAGGCTGAGCTGCAGCAGCTCGTCGCCACACTCGAAAAACGCTTCGGGCGAAAGCTGGAAGCGTCGGTGAAGATCGATCCCGAGTTGATCGGCGGCGTGCGCGTGGCGGTAGGCGATGAGGTGCTGGACACCTCCGTCAAGGCCCGCCTTGAGCAAATGAAATCGGCCCTGATCGCCTGA
- a CDS encoding F0F1 ATP synthase subunit B — MNINATLFLQAVVFAILVWFTMKFVWPPITKALDERTQKIAAGLAAADKAKTELAAANQRVEQELATSRNETASRLADADRRAQQIIEEAKVRASEEANRIIVAARAEAEQQVVQAREALREQVAALAVRGAEQILRKEVNPTVHAELLSRLKTEL; from the coding sequence GTGAATATCAACGCGACCCTGTTCCTGCAGGCCGTTGTCTTCGCGATCCTGGTGTGGTTCACGATGAAGTTCGTGTGGCCGCCGATCACGAAGGCACTGGACGAGCGGACGCAGAAAATCGCCGCCGGGCTGGCCGCTGCCGATAAAGCCAAAACCGAACTCGCCGCCGCTAATCAGCGCGTCGAGCAGGAATTGGCCACATCGCGCAACGAGACCGCCTCCCGGCTGGCCGATGCCGACCGGCGCGCGCAGCAGATCATCGAAGAAGCCAAGGTGCGCGCCTCTGAAGAGGCCAACCGCATCATCGTCGCTGCCCGTGCCGAGGCCGAGCAGCAGGTGGTCCAGGCACGTGAAGCCCTGCGCGAGCAAGTGGCAGCGCTGGCTGTGCGTGGCGCTGAGCAGATCCTGCGCAAGGAAGTCAATCCGACGGTGCATGCGGAACTGCTGTCTCGTCTGAAGACCGAGCTCTGA
- a CDS encoding ATP synthase subunit I, translating into MATIEPASGGSGSAEEATNASDADFKPWSAEQAREWRAAHPPMSPWPVVGWQAVAGLAVVLVALVWSGGMTAVTYSAAYGVLAAWVPAVLFARMVARRMRRQASPHGALMALMVGEGIKVALTVALLLAAPKILAQVHWLALLAGFVVTIKAAWVALWLKSAKRRSARTE; encoded by the coding sequence ATGGCCACAATCGAGCCCGCATCGGGAGGAAGCGGGTCCGCCGAAGAAGCAACTAACGCTTCTGACGCAGATTTCAAGCCCTGGAGCGCCGAACAGGCGCGCGAATGGCGTGCAGCGCACCCCCCGATGTCGCCCTGGCCCGTGGTCGGGTGGCAAGCGGTTGCCGGACTGGCGGTGGTACTTGTGGCGCTGGTATGGTCTGGCGGCATGACCGCCGTGACGTACTCGGCGGCCTACGGGGTTTTGGCAGCGTGGGTACCGGCGGTCTTGTTTGCCCGCATGGTGGCCCGCCGGATGCGGCGGCAAGCCAGCCCGCACGGCGCCTTGATGGCGCTGATGGTGGGGGAGGGTATCAAGGTCGCTTTGACGGTGGCGCTGCTTCTGGCGGCGCCCAAGATCCTGGCGCAAGTGCACTGGTTGGCTCTGCTGGCTGGTTTTGTTGTGACGATCAAGGCTGCTTGGGTGGCCTTGTGGCTGAAATCGGCAAAGCGCCGTTCGGCGCGAACTGAGTGA
- the atpD gene encoding F0F1 ATP synthase subunit beta, with protein sequence MAQPQGKIVQCIGAVVDVEFPRDQMPKVYDALKMEGSPLTLEVQQQLGDGVVRTIALGSSDGLRRGTQVYNSGQPITVPVGPATLGRIMDVLGNPIDERGPVSHEHTASIHRKAPTYDELSPSQELLETGIKVIDLICPFAKGGKVGLFGGAGVGKTVNMMELINNIAKAHSGLSVFAGVGERTREGNDFYHEMADSKVVDLENLPNSKVAMVYGQMNEPPGNRLRVALTGLTIAESFRDEGRDVLFFVDNIYRYTLAGTEVSALLGRMPSAVGYQPTLAEEMGRLQERITSTKVGSITSIQAVYVPADDLTDPSPATTFAHLDSTVVLSRDIAALGIYPAVDPLDSTSRQLDPLVVGDDHYNTARQVQGTLQRYKELRDIIAILGMDELSPEDKLAVARARKIQRFLSQPFHVAEVFTGSPGKYVSLKDTIHGFKMIVNGECDHMPEQAFYMVGTIDEAIEKAKKV encoded by the coding sequence ATGGCTCAACCCCAAGGAAAAATTGTTCAGTGCATTGGCGCCGTGGTGGACGTCGAGTTCCCTCGCGATCAGATGCCCAAGGTGTACGACGCGCTGAAGATGGAAGGCTCGCCGCTGACGCTGGAAGTTCAGCAGCAGCTGGGCGACGGCGTGGTGCGCACCATTGCGCTGGGTTCGTCCGACGGCCTGCGCCGCGGCACCCAGGTTTACAACAGCGGCCAGCCCATCACGGTGCCGGTCGGCCCCGCCACGCTGGGCCGCATCATGGACGTGCTGGGCAACCCGATCGATGAACGCGGTCCGGTCAGCCATGAGCACACTGCCTCCATCCACCGCAAGGCGCCGACGTACGACGAGCTGTCTCCGTCGCAAGAGTTGCTGGAAACCGGCATCAAGGTGATCGACTTGATCTGCCCGTTCGCCAAGGGCGGCAAGGTGGGTCTGTTCGGCGGCGCCGGCGTCGGCAAGACCGTGAACATGATGGAGTTGATCAACAACATCGCCAAGGCGCACTCGGGTCTGTCCGTGTTTGCCGGCGTGGGCGAGCGTACCCGTGAGGGCAACGACTTCTACCACGAGATGGCCGACTCCAAGGTGGTTGATCTGGAGAACCTGCCCAACTCGAAAGTGGCCATGGTGTACGGCCAGATGAACGAGCCCCCGGGCAACCGTCTGCGCGTGGCGCTGACCGGCCTGACCATCGCTGAATCGTTCCGCGACGAAGGCCGCGATGTGCTGTTCTTCGTGGACAACATCTACCGCTACACGCTGGCCGGTACCGAAGTGTCCGCTCTCTTGGGCCGTATGCCTTCCGCCGTGGGCTATCAGCCGACGCTGGCCGAAGAGATGGGCCGCCTGCAGGAGCGTATTACGTCGACCAAGGTCGGCTCGATCACGTCGATCCAGGCCGTTTACGTGCCTGCGGATGACTTGACCGATCCGTCGCCTGCCACCACCTTCGCCCACTTGGATTCGACCGTCGTGTTGTCGCGTGACATCGCCGCGCTGGGTATCTACCCTGCGGTCGATCCGCTGGACTCCACCAGCCGCCAGCTCGACCCGCTGGTGGTCGGTGACGACCACTACAACACCGCGCGCCAGGTGCAGGGTACGCTGCAGCGCTACAAGGAACTGCGCGACATCATCGCCATTCTGGGCATGGACGAGCTGTCGCCTGAAGACAAACTGGCCGTGGCACGCGCTCGCAAGATCCAGCGTTTCCTGAGCCAGCCGTTCCACGTGGCGGAAGTGTTCACCGGCTCGCCCGGTAAATACGTGTCGCTGAAGGACACCATTCACGGCTTCAAGATGATCGTGAATGGCGAATGCGATCACATGCCCGAGCAGGCTTTCTACATGGTCGGCACCATCGACGAGGCCATCGAAAAGGCCAAGAAGGTCTGA
- the atpB gene encoding F0F1 ATP synthase subunit A has protein sequence MAAESVGAPTAGEYIQHHLHHLQKDFAFNDVVQKKIVDFGVFNLDSVFWSVLLGVIGCFVMWRAARHATAGVPGRFQAAMEILVEMVDNQAKGVIHNEKSRRLVGPLALSVFVWIFLMNAMDMLPVDLLPMAYQYAVGDHHAFQRVVPTADLSTTLGLSVSVLLVCIVYSLKIKGLGGWSHELVTAPFGANPILWPINFLMQIIEFVAKTVSHGMRLFGNMFAGELVFMLIALMGGVWAWQFNPLSGGFWLGIGHVIAGSVWAIFHILIITLQAFIFMMLTLIYVGQAHDAH, from the coding sequence ATGGCTGCTGAATCCGTTGGAGCTCCAACCGCTGGTGAGTACATCCAGCATCACTTGCATCATCTGCAAAAGGACTTCGCGTTCAACGACGTGGTCCAGAAAAAGATCGTCGACTTTGGCGTCTTCAACCTGGACTCGGTGTTCTGGTCCGTCCTGCTGGGCGTGATCGGCTGCTTCGTGATGTGGCGCGCTGCGCGCCATGCTACGGCTGGCGTGCCGGGTCGGTTCCAGGCGGCGATGGAAATCCTCGTCGAGATGGTGGACAACCAGGCCAAGGGCGTCATCCACAACGAAAAAAGCCGCCGTCTGGTCGGCCCCCTGGCGCTGAGCGTCTTCGTCTGGATCTTCCTGATGAACGCCATGGACATGCTGCCGGTCGACCTGCTGCCGATGGCCTACCAGTACGCAGTGGGCGACCACCACGCCTTCCAGCGCGTGGTGCCCACGGCCGATCTCTCCACCACGCTGGGCCTGTCGGTCAGCGTGCTGCTGGTCTGCATCGTCTACAGCCTGAAAATCAAGGGCCTGGGCGGCTGGTCGCACGAATTGGTCACGGCGCCCTTCGGTGCCAACCCGATCCTGTGGCCCATCAACTTCCTGATGCAGATCATCGAATTCGTCGCCAAGACCGTTTCGCACGGCATGCGACTGTTCGGCAACATGTTTGCCGGCGAGCTGGTTTTCATGCTGATCGCTCTGATGGGCGGCGTATGGGCCTGGCAGTTCAACCCCCTCTCGGGTGGTTTCTGGCTGGGCATCGGGCACGTGATTGCGGGGTCTGTGTGGGCGATCTTCCACATCCTGATCATTACGCTGCAAGCGTTCATCTTCATGATGCTGACGCTCATCTACGTGGGTCAGGCGCACGACGCGCACTAA
- a CDS encoding F0F1 ATP synthase subunit epsilon: MAHTLHVDVVSAEESIFSGEATFVALPGEAGELGIYPRHTPLISRIKPGSVRITKADGGEEFVFVAGGILEVQPNVVTVLSDTAIRGKDLDEEKANTARHAAEEALKNAKSEIDMARATSELAILAAQIAALRKYRDKR; this comes from the coding sequence ATGGCCCACACCCTTCATGTTGACGTGGTCAGCGCCGAGGAGTCGATCTTCTCTGGCGAGGCGACGTTCGTTGCGCTGCCCGGTGAAGCGGGCGAGCTGGGGATCTACCCACGCCACACCCCGCTGATCAGCCGCATCAAGCCCGGTTCGGTTCGTATCACCAAGGCCGACGGTGGCGAAGAGTTCGTCTTCGTGGCCGGCGGCATTCTGGAAGTCCAGCCCAATGTGGTGACCGTGTTGTCCGACACCGCCATTCGCGGCAAGGACCTGGACGAAGAGAAAGCCAACACCGCGCGCCACGCGGCCGAAGAGGCCCTCAAGAACGCCAAGAGCGAGATCGACATGGCGCGCGCCACGTCAGAACTCGCCATTCTGGCCGCCCAGATCGCTGCGCTGCGCAAGTACCGCGACAAGCGCTGA
- the atpE gene encoding F0F1 ATP synthase subunit C, with translation MENVLGLVALACGLIVGLGAVGASIGIALMGGKFLESSARQPELMNELQTKMFVLAGLIDAAFLIGVAIALLFAFANPFTLA, from the coding sequence ATGGAAAACGTACTCGGTCTCGTCGCTCTGGCTTGTGGTTTGATCGTCGGCCTGGGCGCCGTCGGTGCCTCCATCGGTATCGCCCTGATGGGCGGCAAGTTCCTGGAATCGTCTGCTCGCCAGCCCGAACTGATGAACGAACTGCAAACCAAGATGTTCGTTCTGGCCGGTCTGATCGACGCCGCGTTCCTGATCGGTGTGGCCATCGCACTGCTGTTCGCCTTCGCCAACCCCTTCACGCTCGCCTGA